In the genome of Botrytis cinerea B05.10 chromosome 5, complete sequence, one region contains:
- the Bcrpd3 gene encoding Bcrpd3 yields MSNSFAPLDPVSNGPSTKKRVAYFYDSDVGNYAYVAGHPMKPHRIRLAHSLIMNYGVYQKMEIYRAKPATRHEMTQFHTDEYIDFLQRVTPDNMDSFAKEQGKYNVGDDCPVFDGLFEFCGISAGGSMEGAARLNRSKCDIAINWAGGLHHAKKSEASGFCYVNDIVLGIIELLRFKKRVLYIDIDVHHGDGVEEAFYTTDRVMTVSFHKYGEYFPGTGELRDIGVGQGKNYAVNFPLRDGIDDVTYKSIFEPVIQSVMDYYQPEAIVLQCGGDSLSGDRLGCFNLSMRGHANCVQFVKSFNKPTLVLGGGGYTMRNVARTWAFETGVLVGKEMDPVLPYNEYYEYYGPDYELDVRASNMENANSKDYLEKIKIQVIENLKRTAHAPSVQMQDVPRTTLTGATDEDDDIMADADEDENMDVRHTEHRNDKHVARDDEFDEGDEEEANLANGAFAQNGQMKSRNHTYSDVDMDSGVPTPEIEVHDEIEDAPTAVTEANAKVNAELMEQKTQDAAATETLEAGPSNAPSRSNSPKPAVDDEGDVDMAEPVEATTVALVPEKSEKSPVAPTASAKDPSKASIATDIEAATSSDQIVPETAAPKADPVILKQESDTERQDVNVTAEASKDAAEQTQS; encoded by the exons ATGTCGAATTCCTTCGCGCCTTTAGATCCGGTGTCGAATGGGCCAAGCACCAAAAAGAGAGTCGCATACTTTTACGATTCAGATGTCGGAAATTATGCTTATGTTGCAGGACATCCTATGAAGCCTCACAGAATACGTTTGGCACACAGTTTGATTATGAATTATGGAGTCTACCAGAAAATGGAGATTTAT CGAGCAAAACCAGCAACCCGACACGAAATGACCCAATTTCATACCGATGAATATATTGACTTTCTTCAGAGAGTCACTCCCGACAACATGGATTCTTTCGCTAAGGAACAAGGGAAGTACAACGTTGGAGATGATTGTCCTGTCTTCGATGGACTCTTTGAATTCTGTGGAATAAGCGCTGGTGGCAGTATGGAGGGTGCAGCCCGTCTAAATCGTTCAAAGTGTGATATTGCTATCAATTGGGCCGGAGGACTACATCACGCAAAGAAAAGTGAAGCAAGTGGCTTCTGCTATGTGAATG ATATCGTTCTCGGCATAATCGAGCTCTTGCGCTTCAAGAAGCGAGTTCtctatattgatatcgatgttCATCACGGTGACGGTGTTGAGGAAGCCTTCTATACGACAGACAGAGTGATGACAGTTTCGTTCCACAAATACGGTGAATATTTCCCTGGGACTGGTGAACTACGAGATATTGGAGTTGGACAAGGCAAAAACTATGCAGTGAATTTCCCACTTCGTGACGGCATCGACGATGTCACCTACAAATCCATCTTTGAGCCTGTTATCCAGAGTGTTATGGATTACTATCAACCAGAAGCGATCGTTCTTCAATGTGGTGGAGACAGTCTTTCAGGAGATCGTTTGGGATGTTTCAATTTGAGCATGAGAGGCCACGCAAATTGTGTTCAGTTCGTCAAAAGTTTTAACAAGCCCACTTTAGTGCTGGGAGGAGGTGGTTATACTATGCGTAATGTAGCACGAACCTGGGCATTTGAGACCGGCGTTCTAGTTGGCAAGGAAATGGACCCCGTACTTCCTTACAACGAGTACTATGAG TATTACGGCCCTGATTACGAACTTGATGTTCGAGCTTCTAATATGGAGAACGCTAATTCCAAGGATTATCTCGAAAAGATCAAAATTCAAGTCATcgagaatttgaagagaacTGCTCATGCTCCATCTGTACAAATGCAAGATGTACCCCGTACTACCTTGACTGGAGCGACGGACGAAGACGATGATATCATGGCTGATGCCGATGAAGACGAAAACATGGATGTTCGTCATACCGAGCACCGAAACGATAAGCATGTGGCCCGAGATGATGAGTTCGATGAaggcgatgaagaagaagcaaatcTTGCAAATGGAGCATTTGCTCAGAATGGCCAAATGAAAAGCCGCAACCACACTTACTCCGATGTTGATATGGACAGTGGTGTTCCCACTCCCGAAATTGAAGTCCACGACGAGATTGAAGATGCGCCAACAGCTGTTACCGAAGCGAACGCAAAAGTTAATGCAGAGCTCATGGAGCAAAAGACTCAAGATGCGGCAGCTACTGAAACCCTTGAAGCTGGCCCATCTAATGCCCCATCTCGCTCAAACTCGCCCAAGCCAGCTGTGGACGACGAaggtgatgttgatatggCAGAGCCCGTCGAAGCCACGACCGTAGCATTGGTTCCAgaaaaatctgaaaaatcACCTGTGGCCCCAACAGCCTCAGCAAAAGACCCCTCCAAAGCTAGTATTGCTACGGATATTGAAGCTGCCACTAGTAGCGACCAAATCGTGCCCGAGACAGCCGCCCCTAAAGCAGATCCTGTTATACTAAAGCAAGAAAGCGACACTGAACGACAAGATGTCAATGTGACAGCAGAAGCAAGTAAGGACGCTGCCGAGCAGACTCAATCATGA